The Chloroflexota bacterium DNA segment GCGGCGCCCTTGGTCTCTTGGGGAGCATAGGCGTTCTTCTTTTGCATCATGATGCTGCTGGTGCCGCAGAACCGATCAGGAAAATCGATCAGGTTGAACTCCGAAGTGCTGAACAGCATCAGGTCATCTGACCAGCGGGCCAGGTTCATGTGAAGGATAGCAAGAGCCGACATTGTTTCGAATAGATTATCGTGGCTGAGAATAGCATCGAAGGTGTTCTTTTCCACAGAGGTGAACCCAAGTAGCTCTGCCACCCGGTGACGGTTCAAAGGGAAATCCGAGCCGGTCAAAATGGCTGCTCCAGCTGGACTCCGATTGGCATGGCCGAACAGCAGATAGAGCCGATCGAAGTCGCGCTCCAACACGGAGGCCCATGAGAGGAGAACGTGGCCCCAGGTGGTGGGTTGGGCATGCTGGGCGTGCGTGTAGCCGGGCATCACCGTATCCAGGTGCTGCTGGGACAGATCAATCAGCACCCGGCGCAACCGGATAACCTTGTCCATCACTTCCAACAGCCGGTCGCGAATGTAAATCCGTGTGGAGACCTCGCCCAAATCGCCCGAACTGCGTCCCAAATGAATGCGGCCCCCCACCGACTCCCCAAGCTGGCGGATGAGGTACTGTTCGCCCGAATGCATGCCGCCTTGCACCTCCAGCCGAACGGTTTCGACACCAGACTCCTCCATCTTGCGCAATGCCTTAAGCATTGCCACACCATCCGCGCGTGGGATCAGGCCCTCTTCGGTCAGCATCACCAGGTGAGCCTTGTCGAACATATGAATGGTATATAGCCGTGGCAGGATCCGATCGCTCCTGTGGTCAACCAAATTGGGCACCAACTCTTCCATCAGCCGGATTCCGGCAGTTCGAAACCCTCGATATTCTGTCTGCTTTTGCTGACGCATCAAGATACTCCTTCTCCTTTCATGCCTCACGTGGGAGCACGCAGCTCATAGATTCTGAGAATTAAACGACCTTGTAAACCACACCGCCTGGTCAAAGACACTCAAACTTTTGTCTACCAATTCACAGATCAACGATAGGATAAGTGACAGCCTGACTGCTCCCCCAGCCCGGTATGTAGGCCGATTTAGCACCAACCCCTCCGGCGACGACGATCAGGATATCGTTGGGCGATTTGGTGATTGGGAGTTGATCGAAGCTCGCCGGCAGACCACAGCTAGCCCGGGTCATCTGCAACTTAAGTCGATTGGCTGGGGAGAGCATGTCTGCCCTCACATGGGAATGCCCCCAGATCCAGCGCTGGACCGCCTCCCGGCTCAGCCCTCCCTTACCGAAGATACGAGCGTGCTCAGGGCAGAGCACCAGCGTGAGATGTCCATTGATCATGGCTGTCCCACTGGGGCCGACCAAGCCCGCCAGGACCAGGGACTGCGAGAGCGTAAACAGCAGGTCCTCAGGCTCCGTACTCGCGCTGTCGCGGATCTCGCAGACGCCTGTTGCAGGAACGACGGTAACAGCGCTTTGCCCCTCGGGAATACCTTGTTCCACAGAGAGCGGCGGCCAAGGGCTTTCCATCTCATTCTCAGCAAAGCAGAAGGAATAATCGCCCGGTTGACCTAGCGTCGATTTGCCCGTAACGCCTGCTTCACCGCCAGCATTTCGTAGGGTTAGCCTCACTGCCCGGCCCAGCGTCGCATTGGCACGACACCCAGCCCCCATAGCCCGCGTGGTACTGTTCAAGCCGAGGTGTCTCACCACAGGTCCATTGACGATGACCAGAGTGGTGGTTGGACTCGTAGTGGACAGGAGCAGGCCCAACTGAAAGAGAGGATCGCACGCCGCCTGAACAGCAGTACACAGAGTGGGCAAAGCCTCTGCTGAACAGCCTGCCATGATGGCGTTGGTCGCCAGATAGCGAAGAGACATTCGCCCCATCCTGGGAGGGACGACGGCTACGAGCCGTTCCGGGTCCCCACGGACGCTGTCGAGCATTGTCTCAAGCCGCTCCTGAGTTGGGGCCCGGAGGGGAAAGCCATCGCCCCAGCCCCTGTCATCGGCAAGCGCCTCGAACTGTTCTTCCGATTCAAGTTCAAGATATGGAGTCGGAGGTCGGTCCCCTATGCTGGGAAGCTCCTGCCCACCTTGTGGTGTGAAGAGGGCTTCCGAGATGGTTTGGGCCAGATCGCTGGCAGCCTCCAGCTTCCCCATTGCGGAGAGACCCGAAAATATGTGGGACGCCGTCATGATCGCCATCGCTGCGTAGCCTTGCTGTCGGGCATGCAGGCGAGCCAGTGAGGCAAAGGGTTCCGTAACAATGACCACTGCAGGGATACTAATCCTTTCGATGGCCGCCGCAGCGTGGACACTCCACGCCGTGCAGGCTCCTCAATCGGCCACGCCTATGACTGTAGCGTCATATTGCCGAGCGGCATCGGTCACCTGATCAAGATTTGCGCCGCTCGGTATCAGCTGGCTGTCGATCACCCGATA contains these protein-coding regions:
- the argH gene encoding argininosuccinate lyase, whose amino-acid sequence is MPNLVDHRSDRILPRLYTIHMFDKAHLVMLTEEGLIPRADGVAMLKALRKMEESGVETVRLEVQGGMHSGEQYLIRQLGESVGGRIHLGRSSGDLGEVSTRIYIRDRLLEVMDKVIRLRRVLIDLSQQHLDTVMPGYTHAQHAQPTTWGHVLLSWASVLERDFDRLYLLFGHANRSPAGAAILTGSDFPLNRHRVAELLGFTSVEKNTFDAILSHDNLFETMSALAILHMNLARWSDDLMLFSTSEFNLIDFPDRFCGTSSIMMQKKNAYAPQETKGAAAETVGGLVTAFLVEKDPTAVPILDREYTRQAIMRSFEKLTRDLGWMIEFMPALKINKELMRERAGAYWAQATDVAGALVRDKGLPWRTAHQIVGILVRYTNERGIKPADVTPELLDEAAIEYMGQPVGLSVEVLRDALDPTAFVNRRTLYGGPAPREAGQRLSEYEAALSEDSRKLVAAREQVKRGAMALEQAIDRLLA